A region from the ANME-2 cluster archaeon genome encodes:
- the larB gene encoding nickel pincer cofactor biosynthesis protein LarB encodes MDLTRLLEDVKTGNIDIDEAVKQIRINNLHTLENVACIDPHRARRTGIPEAVYAPGKTIDDLVGIALSHLEHESTVIITRVSDEQLEALKQKHPVEWNRHARIAILRKGGSHVESTGGVIGIITAGTVDIPVAEEAKVIAQEMGVTVHTIYDVGAAGIHRLFPGLAEMVEKGVDAIVVAAGREGTLPTIVSGLVDVPVIGVPVSSGYGAGGGGKAALHTMLQSCSVLSVVNIDAGFVAGAFAARIANMLAMARRKE; translated from the coding sequence ATGGACCTTACCCGACTACTTGAAGATGTAAAAACGGGCAACATTGATATTGACGAAGCTGTAAAACAGATACGTATCAATAACCTCCATACCCTTGAAAATGTCGCCTGTATCGACCCTCACCGCGCAAGACGTACCGGAATTCCTGAAGCTGTTTACGCTCCCGGTAAAACTATTGATGACCTGGTTGGTATTGCCTTATCCCATCTTGAGCATGAATCAACGGTTATTATTACCAGGGTCTCGGATGAACAGCTTGAAGCGTTAAAACAAAAACATCCAGTGGAATGGAACCGGCATGCGAGGATTGCAATACTGCGCAAAGGCGGTTCACATGTTGAATCAACCGGGGGGGTAATCGGTATCATCACTGCAGGAACGGTTGATATTCCTGTTGCAGAAGAGGCTAAGGTCATAGCACAGGAGATGGGTGTGACAGTGCATACCATTTATGATGTGGGTGCTGCCGGCATTCACAGGCTGTTCCCTGGTCTGGCAGAAATGGTGGAGAAGGGGGTTGACGCCATAGTGGTGGCCGCTGGCCGGGAAGGTACTCTCCCCACCATTGTATCAGGACTGGTGGATGTGCCGGTGATAGGAGTGCCGGTCTCATCCGGATACGGGGCCGGAGGTGGCGGGAAGGCAGCGTTGCATACCATGCTTCAGTCATGCTCTGTGCTGAGCGTGGTAAATATTGATGCCGGGTTCGTGGCTGGAGCGTTTGCTGCTCGGATTGCCAATATGCTCGCTATGGCAAGACGGAAAGAGTGA
- the ahbC gene encoding 12,18-didecarboxysiroheme deacetylase: MIGISKLYCGTVEPSDALRYGRESGKLPSHLLQFSKDKKPVVVWNMGRRCNLHCVHCYAQSRDIEYKDELTTQQGKELIDDLAQFGAPVILFSGGEPTMRKDLPELAMYARDKGMRAVISTNGTLIDEKMARVLKDIGLSYVGVSLDGMRETNDKFRGMPGAFDAALQGMRNCKAEGIKVGLRFTINKKNAQDIPAIFDLLYEEGIPRVCFYHLVYAGRGSKMVEEDLSHEESRRVVDLIMDKTKEMHDKGFPMEVLTVDNHCDGPYVYFRLLEEDPERAAEVYELLMMNQGNSSGIGIGCVSWDGSVHADQFWRHYSFGNVKERPFSEIWMDTSDKLMAGLKDRKNLIKANADRCAKCKWLEICNGNFRVRAEAIYDNVWADDPACYLTKDEIGYDEVK, encoded by the coding sequence ATGATAGGCATTTCAAAACTTTACTGCGGGACCGTTGAACCATCCGATGCCCTGAGGTACGGGCGGGAATCAGGCAAACTTCCATCTCACTTGTTGCAGTTCTCAAAGGATAAAAAACCTGTAGTGGTCTGGAATATGGGACGTCGCTGCAATCTGCATTGCGTGCACTGCTATGCCCAGTCAAGGGATATTGAATATAAAGATGAACTGACCACCCAGCAGGGCAAGGAACTGATAGACGACCTTGCCCAGTTCGGTGCGCCGGTGATACTGTTCTCAGGTGGTGAACCCACCATGCGAAAAGACCTTCCTGAACTCGCCATGTATGCAAGGGATAAGGGAATGCGTGCCGTTATCTCCACGAATGGTACATTGATCGATGAGAAGATGGCCAGGGTCTTGAAGGACATCGGACTATCGTATGTAGGTGTATCACTGGACGGTATGAGGGAGACCAATGATAAGTTCAGGGGTATGCCTGGTGCTTTTGATGCAGCATTGCAGGGTATGCGCAACTGTAAGGCGGAAGGTATCAAGGTCGGTCTTAGATTTACCATTAACAAGAAAAACGCTCAGGACATACCTGCCATCTTCGACCTGTTGTATGAGGAAGGTATTCCAAGGGTCTGTTTCTACCATCTGGTCTATGCAGGACGCGGTTCAAAAATGGTGGAAGAAGACCTGAGCCATGAAGAGAGCCGCCGTGTAGTGGACCTTATCATGGATAAGACAAAGGAGATGCATGACAAAGGTTTCCCTATGGAAGTACTTACCGTGGACAACCACTGTGACGGGCCTTATGTTTATTTCCGGTTGCTGGAAGAAGACCCGGAGCGCGCTGCCGAAGTCTATGAACTGCTTATGATGAACCAGGGTAATTCATCCGGTATCGGTATCGGCTGCGTATCATGGGACGGTTCTGTACACGCTGACCAGTTCTGGAGGCATTATTCTTTTGGTAATGTAAAGGAAAGGCCTTTCAGTGAGATATGGATGGATACCAGTGATAAGCTCATGGCCGGTCTCAAGGACCGTAAAAATCTGATAAAGGCAAATGCAGATAGATGTGCCAAATGTAAATGGCTGGAGATATGCAATGGCAACTTCAGGGTCCGGGCAGAGGCCATCTATGATAATGTATGGGCTGATGACCCGGCATGTTATCTTACCAAAGATGAGATCGGTTACGATGAGGTCAAATAG
- a CDS encoding uroporphyrinogen-III synthase, whose product MASTSFSSDASTHINIDTRPTVAIMRPVRYEQDSIQVCQQAGFDVISAPMIAILDKRDEYFNGFVSRILAGQSDIVIFTSANGIDHTLDKVPDRDAFIAALNRLTTIAIGPKTREAALEQGILISFMPESYSSEGLVEAIRNNVYGKVVDIARSSHGAPVLVEGLKAAGADVFETQVYEITSPVRGSAQEALIQAILDKTVDAVVFTSSMMVRNFLGMASQIGFKDEVIRKLNDEGIVVAAIGHPTSNTLNIYKIPVTIISNEYTFKALIEETRKFFFVPG is encoded by the coding sequence ATGGCCAGTACCTCTTTCAGTTCCGATGCCAGCACTCACATCAACATCGACACCAGACCTACGGTTGCCATAATGCGGCCCGTCCGCTACGAACAGGATTCCATCCAGGTATGCCAGCAGGCCGGATTTGATGTTATATCTGCTCCCATGATAGCGATACTGGATAAGAGGGATGAGTATTTTAACGGGTTTGTGTCCCGGATACTGGCCGGACAGTCGGATATTGTAATTTTTACCAGTGCAAACGGCATAGACCATACGCTGGATAAGGTGCCTGACCGGGATGCTTTTATCGCTGCATTGAACCGACTTACCACTATTGCTATCGGTCCCAAGACCAGGGAAGCAGCTCTGGAGCAGGGGATTTTGATATCGTTCATGCCAGAGTCGTACAGTTCGGAAGGGTTGGTTGAAGCCATCAGAAATAATGTGTACGGGAAAGTGGTTGACATTGCCAGGAGTTCCCATGGTGCACCTGTACTGGTGGAAGGTTTAAAGGCTGCCGGTGCCGATGTTTTTGAAACACAGGTCTATGAGATTACCAGCCCTGTAAGGGGGAGTGCACAGGAAGCACTGATACAGGCAATTCTGGATAAAACGGTTGATGCTGTGGTATTTACCAGTTCAATGATGGTCCGGAATTTCCTTGGGATGGCATCACAGATAGGGTTTAAGGATGAGGTTATCAGGAAATTGAATGATGAGGGTATCGTTGTGGCTGCCATCGGACATCCAACTTCCAATACATTAAATATATATAAAATTCCAGTTACTATTATTTCAAATGAATATACATTCAAAGCATTGATAGAGGAAACAAGAAAATTCTTCTTTGTGCCGGGTTAA